In a single window of the Acinetobacter tibetensis genome:
- the tssA gene encoding type VI secretion system protein TssA — protein MNIELDKLLEPISGAKACGEDLSFSNEFHAIKKAKTEDDPSLILGDWITEPKQADWNFVAEQSCQLLIEKTKDIRLLTWLSEAWANLYGFHGLAKSLELSHRLLEQFWLKLHPAIEEDDLDQRLGLLKGLVNQLPLLIKKTPLIESSPAYSLCDYENFLYQNNNQRKQADDDTVFSNQLEQFDLALAQSSRTVQLQNYQSFEQLLLHWETLKLVLDQLMQLEAPSFAHIDSQLEDIHKSLKKIYKADQFQHGSDTLDTSSTLEISTDTRQLPQTETAFAMPLHSQQGFQPSPQSHLQNREQAIKVLQDIADYFQTHEPHSPVSYMLQKTVKWSQMPLHEWLAQVIKQENPLESVQELLGISSTNNETSNW, from the coding sequence ATGAATATAGAGTTAGACAAGTTGCTCGAACCCATTTCGGGTGCAAAAGCATGTGGGGAAGATTTATCCTTTTCCAATGAATTTCACGCCATTAAAAAAGCCAAGACTGAAGATGATCCATCTTTGATCTTAGGCGACTGGATTACAGAACCGAAACAAGCTGACTGGAATTTTGTTGCAGAACAAAGTTGCCAACTTCTGATTGAAAAAACCAAAGATATTCGACTGCTCACTTGGTTATCCGAAGCATGGGCAAATTTATATGGTTTTCATGGCTTAGCGAAGAGTCTGGAACTGTCACACCGCTTATTAGAACAATTCTGGCTCAAGTTACACCCTGCAATTGAAGAGGATGACTTAGATCAACGCTTGGGATTATTAAAAGGTTTAGTCAATCAACTTCCGCTATTAATCAAAAAAACACCATTGATTGAAAGTTCGCCAGCTTATTCTTTATGTGATTATGAAAATTTTCTGTATCAGAACAACAATCAAAGAAAACAAGCAGATGATGATACGGTATTTTCGAATCAACTTGAGCAATTTGACCTCGCACTTGCGCAAAGTTCCCGAACGGTACAATTACAGAATTACCAAAGTTTTGAACAACTTTTATTGCATTGGGAAACCTTAAAACTGGTACTAGATCAACTCATGCAACTGGAAGCTCCAAGCTTTGCGCATATCGACTCACAACTTGAAGATATCCATAAATCATTAAAGAAAATTTATAAAGCGGATCAATTTCAACATGGATCTGACACTTTAGACACTTCATCTACGCTTGAAATATCAACAGACACTCGTCAATTGCCTCAAACAGAAACAGCTTTCGCTATGCCCCTGCATTCACAACAAGGTTTTCAGCCTTCCCCACAAAGTCATTTACAAAATCGGGAACAAGCCATCAAAGTTTTACAGGACATTGCCGATTATTTTCAAACGCATGAACCGCATAGCCCAGTGAGTTATATGCTGCAAAAGACGGTTAAATGGAGTCAAATGCCTTTACATGAATGGTTAGCTCAGGTCATTAAACAGGAAAATCCTCTCGAATCTGTTCAAGAATTATTGGGCATCTCCTCAACCAACAATGAAACAAGTAACTGGTAA
- a CDS encoding zinc ribbon-containing protein produces MVTAGEKPGTGFYFCVQCGRRVYLEIGTDRLPPCTKCACTQFQK; encoded by the coding sequence ATGGTTACTGCTGGCGAAAAACCCGGAACAGGCTTCTATTTTTGTGTTCAATGCGGACGTCGAGTCTACTTAGAAATTGGTACTGATCGTTTACCCCCGTGTACCAAATGCGCTTGCACTCAATTTCAAAAATAA
- the acnD gene encoding Fe/S-dependent 2-methylisocitrate dehydratase AcnD, with amino-acid sequence MNTKYRKLLPNYKGDTQLEYYDVRQAVEDIQPGAYEKLPYTSKVLAEQLVRRADAENLTAYLTQLIERRQDLDFPWYPARVVCHDILGQTALVDLAGLRDAIADKGGDPSKVNPVVPTQLIVDHSLAVEYGGADPDAFEKNRAVEDRRNEDRFHFIEWTKTAFKNVDVIPAGNGIMHQINLEKMSPVIQARDGVAFPDTCVGTDSHTPHTDALGVISVGVGGLEAENVMLGRASWMRLPDIIGVEFVGQRQAGITATDIVLALTEFLRKERVVGAYLEFFGEGADSMSVGDRATISNMTPEYGATAAMFYIDQNTIDYLRLTGREDAQVALVEQYAKEIGLWASDMTKAEYPRVLRFDLSKVTRNIAGPSNPHARVSTADLKEKGIAGVVENRSDGLMPDGAIIIAAITSCTNTSNPRNTVAAGLLARKANELGLVRKPWVKSSFAPGSKAAALYLEEAGVLKDLEQLGFGIVAYACTTCNGMSGALDPVIQQEIIDRDLYATAVLSGNRNFDGRIHPYAKQAFLASPPLVVAYAIAGTIRFDIEKDALGHDKDGNPIYLKDIWPSDAEIDALVKEAVKPEQFRKVYIPMFDLGVTVEAESPLYDWRPQSTYIRRPPYWEGALAAPRTLANMRPLAILGDNITTDHLSPSNAILMDSAAGEYLHKMGLPEEDFNSYATHRGDHLTAQRATFANPKLYNEMVVRSDGTIKQGSKARVEPEGEVMRMWEAIETYMNRKQPLIIVAGADYGQGSSRDWAAKGVRLAGVEAIVAEGFERIHRTNLVGMGVLPLEFKPGVNRKTLKLDGTELYSVIGNIAPRSDLTLVIERSTADGKNEIVEVPVTCRLDTEEEVSVYEAGGVLQRFAQDFLEGQVA; translated from the coding sequence ATGAACACAAAATACCGTAAACTGCTGCCAAATTATAAGGGCGATACCCAGCTTGAATATTACGACGTGCGTCAAGCCGTTGAAGATATTCAGCCAGGCGCATACGAAAAACTGCCTTACACCTCTAAAGTACTTGCAGAACAATTGGTACGCCGTGCCGATGCCGAGAACTTAACTGCCTATTTAACGCAGTTAATTGAGCGTCGTCAGGACTTGGACTTTCCATGGTATCCAGCGCGCGTGGTGTGTCACGACATCTTGGGTCAAACTGCTTTGGTTGACCTTGCAGGTTTGCGTGATGCAATTGCTGACAAAGGCGGTGACCCATCTAAAGTCAATCCGGTTGTGCCGACTCAGCTTATTGTTGACCACTCTTTAGCAGTGGAATACGGTGGTGCTGACCCAGACGCTTTTGAAAAAAACCGTGCTGTTGAAGACCGCCGTAACGAAGACCGTTTCCACTTTATTGAGTGGACGAAAACCGCATTTAAAAATGTCGATGTGATCCCTGCGGGGAACGGCATTATGCACCAGATTAACCTAGAGAAAATGTCTCCAGTGATTCAGGCACGTGATGGCGTAGCCTTCCCAGATACCTGTGTAGGTACGGACTCACACACCCCACATACCGATGCTTTGGGTGTTATTTCTGTGGGCGTGGGTGGCTTAGAAGCTGAAAACGTGATGTTGGGTCGTGCATCTTGGATGCGTTTGCCAGACATTATTGGGGTTGAGTTTGTAGGTCAGCGTCAGGCAGGTATTACTGCAACAGATATCGTACTTGCTCTAACTGAATTCTTGCGTAAAGAGCGCGTGGTTGGTGCATACCTTGAGTTCTTTGGTGAAGGTGCTGATAGTATGTCTGTGGGCGACCGTGCAACCATTTCGAACATGACACCAGAGTACGGCGCTACGGCTGCAATGTTCTACATCGACCAAAACACGATTGACTACTTACGTCTAACAGGTCGTGAAGATGCTCAAGTGGCATTGGTTGAACAGTACGCAAAAGAAATTGGCCTTTGGGCATCTGACATGACCAAAGCAGAGTACCCACGCGTACTACGTTTTGACCTATCAAAAGTAACGCGTAACATTGCTGGTCCATCAAATCCACATGCACGTGTTTCAACTGCCGACCTAAAAGAAAAAGGCATTGCAGGTGTTGTTGAAAACCGTTCTGACGGCTTAATGCCAGATGGTGCAATCATTATTGCCGCAATTACTTCATGTACCAACACTTCTAACCCACGTAATACCGTGGCAGCAGGTTTGTTGGCACGTAAGGCAAATGAGCTAGGTTTAGTTCGTAAACCTTGGGTGAAATCATCATTTGCACCGGGTTCAAAAGCGGCTGCACTTTACCTTGAAGAAGCGGGTGTTCTAAAAGACTTAGAGCAACTCGGTTTTGGTATTGTGGCTTACGCTTGTACGACTTGTAATGGTATGTCGGGTGCGTTAGATCCAGTCATCCAACAAGAAATTATTGACCGTGACTTGTACGCAACAGCAGTATTGTCTGGTAACCGTAACTTCGATGGTCGTATCCATCCATATGCAAAACAGGCGTTCTTGGCATCTCCACCGCTAGTTGTGGCTTATGCAATTGCAGGTACGATTCGTTTTGACATCGAAAAAGATGCTTTGGGTCACGATAAAGACGGTAACCCAATTTACCTGAAAGATATCTGGCCATCTGACGCTGAAATTGATGCGTTAGTTAAAGAAGCTGTGAAGCCTGAACAGTTCCGTAAAGTCTACATTCCAATGTTTGATTTAGGCGTAACCGTAGAGGCCGAAAGTCCGCTTTATGACTGGCGTCCACAAAGTACTTACATCCGCCGTCCACCATATTGGGAAGGGGCGTTGGCTGCACCACGTACTTTAGCGAACATGCGTCCGCTTGCCATTTTGGGTGACAACATCACCACTGACCACTTGTCGCCTTCAAACGCGATTTTGATGGATTCGGCTGCGGGTGAATATCTTCACAAAATGGGTCTACCAGAAGAAGACTTCAACTCATATGCAACGCACCGTGGTGACCATTTGACTGCACAACGTGCAACATTTGCTAACCCGAAACTCTATAACGAAATGGTAGTTCGTTCAGACGGTACCATTAAGCAAGGTTCAAAAGCGCGTGTAGAGCCAGAAGGCGAAGTAATGCGTATGTGGGAAGCAATTGAAACCTACATGAACCGTAAACAGCCATTAATTATTGTTGCGGGTGCTGACTACGGTCAGGGTTCAAGCCGTGACTGGGCTGCGAAAGGTGTGCGCCTTGCGGGTGTTGAAGCGATTGTGGCAGAAGGTTTTGAGCGTATTCACCGTACCAACTTGGTGGGTATGGGCGTGTTACCGCTTGAGTTTAAACCGGGCGTAAACCGCAAGACATTAAAGCTAGATGGTACAGAGCTTTATAGCGTGATTGGTAATATTGCGCCGCGTTCTGATTTAACTTTGGTGATTGAGCGCTCAACTGCCGATGGTAAAAATGAAATTGTGGAAGTGCCAGTCACTTGCCGTTTAGATACAGAAGAAGAAGTTTCTGTATATGAAGCGGGCGGTGTATTACAGCGTTTTGCACAAGACTTTTTAGAAGGCCAAGTGGCTTGA
- a CDS encoding zinc ribbon-containing protein codes for MVTAGEKPGTGFYFCIQCGHRVYLEIGTDRLPPCTKCLGNQFNNKIA; via the coding sequence ATGGTAACCGCTGGCGAAAAACCTGGAACAGGCTTCTATTTTTGTATTCAATGCGGACACCGCGTTTACTTAGAAATTGGTACAGACCGTTTACCCCCGTGTACCAAATGCCTTGGCAATCAATTTAACAACAAGATTGCCTAA
- the icmH gene encoding type IVB secretion system protein IcmH/DotU, translated as MNSSSQAPSLFDDGQIGSNTLPYHSAIVKPTSCLIDLLYDGFYVVFLLRNQYVPQQPEQFRQKVLDLLHRFEQQARKLQFSAEDIHDAKYAYCALLDETIVTQQNDAFFNLQNLWLINPLQLSLFGSQLAGYQFFEVLEQLRSKGKDRLASLEVFHYCLLLGFQGKYRIESIESLNHLVARIGDEIDYLKGKKAAFSPFSALPDQIKNIIHRELPFVWIILFLLIFSLLAFAGLRYSLNQQTQTSLAPFNNVISTPTEQANITIYLP; from the coding sequence ATGAATTCTTCTAGTCAGGCACCCTCTTTGTTTGATGATGGTCAAATTGGTTCAAATACCTTGCCTTATCACTCTGCGATTGTGAAGCCAACATCCTGCCTAATTGATTTACTGTATGACGGTTTTTATGTGGTTTTTTTATTAAGAAACCAATATGTCCCTCAACAACCCGAACAATTTAGACAAAAAGTTCTGGATTTATTACACCGCTTTGAACAGCAGGCACGCAAATTACAATTTTCTGCCGAAGATATTCATGATGCCAAATATGCCTATTGTGCCTTGTTGGATGAAACTATCGTCACGCAGCAAAATGATGCTTTTTTTAATTTGCAAAATCTATGGTTAATTAATCCATTGCAATTAAGCCTGTTTGGTTCACAACTGGCAGGTTATCAATTCTTTGAGGTTTTAGAGCAACTGCGTAGTAAAGGTAAAGACCGACTCGCCTCACTCGAAGTTTTTCATTATTGCCTACTGTTGGGTTTTCAAGGCAAATATCGGATTGAGTCGATTGAAAGTCTAAACCATTTGGTGGCACGAATTGGAGATGAAATTGATTACTTAAAAGGGAAAAAAGCAGCATTCTCGCCTTTTTCGGCTCTACCTGATCAAATCAAGAACATCATTCATCGTGAACTTCCTTTCGTCTGGATTATTCTATTTTTATTGATTTTTAGCCTTCTGGCTTTTGCAGGCTTAAGATATTCGCTTAACCAACAAACGCAGACTTCACTTGCGCCATTTAATAATGTAATTAGTACGCCTACGGAACAGGCCAATATTACGATTTATTTACCTTAA
- the tssH gene encoding type VI secretion system ATPase TssH yields the protein MMNNLKVLITKLSIPAREALEKAANFCVSQQNFEIEIEHLLTELVKQNSDNDLQLILKKYKIAHEELLNDLSQSIALLPKGNTRTPIFALSIVRLFEQAWLVASAEKIPVIRSSHLLIALLTAADLHQIATRASVHLTMLPIDTIKHQFLDICRNSTECDTTPVVQPKTDLPSSSIQPSTSQTPALNQYTINLTQKAQNGQIDPVIGREHEIRLMLDILMRRRQNNPILTGEPGVGKTAVVEGLALKIAQNSVPDALKNVQLHTLDMGLLQAGASVKGEFENRLKQIIQEVQSSSHPIILFIDEAHTLIGAGGQAGQNDAANLLKPALARGELRTIAATTWAEYKQYFEKDAALSRRFQVIQVEEPTEAVAIDMLRAMIPVMTEHFKLQIDDEAIITAVHASHRYITGRQLPDKAISVLDTAAARVALTQNAQPVQLDQFQAQLHNLKLELNILQNEHQSNPIHEERLNSIQENILCLEQNIQVIQQKWQQELALVKQIQALQDGQAVNCNEQIAELRFKLLQLQDNNPLVFDRVNATIINEIISDWTGIPVGNMVSDEIKQILNLKNKLEQRVMGQDYALKLLVQGIKTAKAKLEDPNKPQGVFMLVGPSGVGKTETALTLAQELYGGESHLITINMSEYQEAHTVSSLKGSPPGYVGYGQGGVLTEAVRRNPYSVVLLDEIEKAHQDVQELFFQVFDKGTLEDGEGRVIDFKNTTILLTSNTGSSSIMQACLNHPVEQWPTAEQLLDKLKPSLYQQFKPAFLGRMQIVPYFPLHDDLLIQIIEHKLGKIIKRIEQQYHVQVQYSDDVSELLLSRCTEVDSGARNVDHILNASILPALATEILLALSEQKLPNQIWIDVDNDEFIYVLDSKIKQSKKKKAKAVKAETV from the coding sequence ATAATGAATAATTTAAAAGTTTTAATTACAAAACTGTCTATTCCTGCACGTGAAGCTTTAGAAAAGGCAGCAAACTTTTGTGTTTCTCAACAAAATTTTGAAATAGAGATTGAGCATTTACTGACTGAATTGGTGAAACAAAATTCAGATAATGATCTGCAACTCATATTAAAAAAATACAAAATCGCGCATGAAGAACTTTTAAATGATTTAAGCCAAAGTATTGCATTATTGCCTAAAGGCAACACTCGTACCCCTATTTTTGCTTTGTCTATTGTTCGTTTATTCGAACAAGCTTGGCTAGTGGCTTCTGCTGAGAAAATACCTGTTATTCGAAGTAGCCACTTATTGATTGCATTACTTACTGCGGCTGATTTACACCAGATTGCAACCCGAGCATCTGTACACTTAACTATGTTGCCAATCGACACGATAAAACATCAGTTTTTAGACATTTGTCGAAACAGTACCGAATGTGATACAACGCCAGTAGTACAGCCAAAAACTGATCTTCCCTCTAGTTCTATCCAACCATCAACTTCGCAAACACCTGCTTTAAATCAATACACCATCAACTTGACGCAAAAAGCACAAAACGGACAAATTGACCCTGTAATTGGACGCGAACATGAAATTCGCCTCATGCTCGATATTCTGATGCGACGTAGACAAAATAACCCGATTTTAACTGGCGAACCAGGCGTCGGAAAAACAGCGGTTGTTGAAGGACTTGCTTTAAAAATTGCACAAAATTCCGTTCCAGATGCGCTCAAAAATGTACAACTTCACACCTTAGATATGGGGTTATTACAAGCAGGAGCCAGTGTAAAAGGTGAGTTTGAAAACCGACTGAAACAAATTATTCAGGAAGTTCAAAGTTCAAGTCATCCTATTATTTTATTCATTGATGAAGCGCATACACTGATTGGAGCAGGAGGACAAGCGGGGCAAAATGATGCTGCAAATTTACTTAAACCCGCGCTAGCTCGTGGTGAACTGCGTACTATTGCGGCAACAACTTGGGCAGAATATAAACAATACTTTGAAAAAGATGCAGCCTTAAGTCGTCGCTTTCAAGTCATTCAAGTTGAGGAACCAACCGAAGCTGTTGCCATTGATATGCTACGCGCCATGATTCCAGTTATGACTGAACATTTTAAGTTACAAATTGATGATGAAGCAATTATAACCGCAGTTCATGCATCACATCGTTACATTACAGGGCGTCAACTCCCCGATAAGGCCATTAGCGTTTTAGACACTGCGGCTGCGCGTGTCGCACTTACCCAGAATGCTCAACCTGTTCAATTAGACCAATTTCAAGCGCAGTTACACAATCTTAAATTAGAACTAAACATTCTACAGAATGAACACCAAAGCAATCCAATTCATGAAGAACGTCTAAACAGCATTCAAGAAAATATTCTGTGTTTAGAACAAAATATTCAAGTCATACAACAAAAATGGCAGCAAGAACTGGCTTTAGTCAAACAAATCCAAGCGCTGCAAGATGGCCAAGCAGTTAACTGTAATGAGCAAATTGCTGAACTCAGATTCAAACTTCTCCAATTACAAGACAATAACCCTCTCGTGTTTGACCGCGTGAATGCCACCATCATCAATGAAATTATTTCTGATTGGACGGGTATTCCTGTTGGTAACATGGTCAGCGATGAAATTAAACAAATACTGAACCTAAAAAACAAACTTGAACAACGCGTCATGGGTCAAGATTATGCGTTAAAACTGCTAGTTCAAGGTATTAAAACTGCTAAAGCCAAGCTGGAAGACCCCAATAAACCACAAGGTGTGTTTATGTTAGTGGGACCAAGTGGTGTAGGTAAGACCGAAACAGCACTGACACTAGCGCAGGAATTATATGGCGGTGAATCGCACTTAATTACCATCAACATGTCCGAATACCAAGAAGCCCATACCGTTTCCTCGTTAAAAGGTTCGCCTCCGGGTTATGTCGGCTATGGTCAAGGTGGCGTATTGACCGAAGCTGTACGACGAAATCCGTATAGTGTTGTTTTATTGGATGAAATTGAAAAAGCACATCAAGATGTTCAAGAATTATTTTTCCAAGTCTTCGACAAAGGTACTCTAGAAGATGGTGAAGGACGTGTCATTGATTTTAAAAATACTACGATCTTACTGACTTCAAATACAGGCTCAAGCAGCATCATGCAAGCCTGTCTAAATCATCCAGTCGAGCAATGGCCTACTGCTGAGCAACTACTTGATAAATTAAAACCAAGTTTATATCAGCAATTTAAACCTGCATTCTTAGGTCGCATGCAAATTGTTCCATATTTCCCATTACATGATGATCTTTTAATTCAAATTATTGAGCATAAATTAGGAAAAATTATCAAACGCATCGAGCAGCAATATCATGTGCAGGTTCAGTATAGTGATGATGTCAGCGAGCTATTACTTAGTCGTTGTACTGAAGTGGATAGCGGTGCCAGAAATGTAGATCATATTTTAAATGCCTCGATTCTACCTGCTTTAGCGACAGAAATTTTGCTGGCTTTAAGCGAACAAAAGTTGCCAAATCAAATTTGGATAGACGTAGACAATGATGAATTCATTTATGTTCTTGATTCTAAGATAAAACAATCTAAAAAGAAAAAAGCCAAAGCAGTCAAAGCTGAAACTGTATAA
- a CDS encoding M15 family metallopeptidase — protein sequence MIIFIGCSFLALVIGLSLLMSYELRLRTLNYVRMILPSSKQKLGHARHFAQEMGYAASAEQTQTHWHLQQWWILIAGFFLLGSILLFAFTRPIDPTKVEANYLEKVDPQIYALLNGEILTAPPEVDEQLVDAAIVEAMQLEQQYQAQNNSVTAQPFSLERDTTFEQSHGHFDTSLIDRKWDRMNLRYKQRLLMVFKIMKERYGYELVLLEGYRSPARQNMLSGNKNTTRAKAFQSYHQFGLAADVAFKRDGKVVISERDPWAWKGYQLYGEVAESVGLTWGGRWKSIHDYGHTEFRMPGLKKTAEMAEKLTTEGQLLAQELN from the coding sequence ATGATTATTTTTATTGGCTGTAGCTTTCTAGCGTTGGTGATTGGTTTGAGCTTGTTAATGTCTTACGAGCTTCGGCTGCGAACCTTGAATTATGTGCGGATGATTTTACCCAGCAGCAAACAAAAGCTTGGGCACGCACGTCATTTTGCACAAGAAATGGGTTATGCCGCTTCTGCTGAGCAAACTCAAACCCATTGGCATTTACAACAATGGTGGATTTTGATTGCTGGATTCTTTTTATTGGGCAGTATTCTACTGTTTGCCTTTACCCGCCCCATTGATCCAACCAAAGTCGAAGCCAATTATCTGGAAAAAGTCGACCCACAAATTTATGCCTTATTGAATGGTGAAATACTGACAGCACCACCAGAGGTCGATGAACAGTTGGTGGACGCTGCAATTGTTGAGGCCATGCAACTAGAACAGCAATATCAAGCACAGAACAACAGTGTAACGGCTCAACCTTTCTCTTTAGAGCGGGATACGACATTTGAACAAAGTCATGGGCATTTTGATACTTCATTGATTGACCGTAAATGGGATCGGATGAATTTACGCTACAAGCAACGGTTATTGATGGTGTTTAAAATCATGAAGGAACGTTATGGTTATGAACTGGTATTGTTAGAGGGTTACCGTAGTCCTGCACGTCAAAATATGCTTTCTGGCAATAAAAACACCACGCGTGCTAAAGCCTTCCAGAGCTATCACCAATTTGGCTTGGCTGCGGATGTTGCATTTAAACGGGATGGCAAAGTGGTAATTTCTGAACGTGACCCTTGGGCTTGGAAAGGCTATCAACTATATGGTGAAGTTGCCGAGTCGGTCGGTTTAACTTGGGGTGGACGCTGGAAGTCTATTCATGACTATGGTCATACCGAGTTCCGTATGCCGGGTTTGAAAAAAACAGCAGAAATGGCAGAAAAACTCACTACTGAAGGACAGCTTTTAGCACAAGAATTAAATTAA
- the tssK gene encoding type VI secretion system baseplate subunit TssK — MFKAEKILWGEGLFLRPQHFQLQDRYHEQHLNHTIRATIPFAYGIQKITFDESQLNLNVLALEAIEMIWQDGEIYAAPSRDLLPEPILLDHLNLQGEMQIYLAIPIVQANKKNVSYEKSSQPSRYHCYLTETHDLFTDASPAEISLLQRRAEFKLLEPHIMPTHEMDGFLYLPVGMIKRQSSGHFELDPKFIPPLLHIESNAALLNQLKRLLNIIRAKIKTVQSNNRENEQKLIEFRSGDIVSFWLVNALNTAYSCLNHIFQHPQIHPERLFSELLRLTGSLLTFSSVYEVDQLPKYQHHQLQQSFSDLEQILRDLLDTIISNRYISISLKETRPSYWVGSLETDKITRDTRLYVSVSSSMMQTHELIQIVPLRFKVGSTIDVEQRVVAALPAIPLHHLMQVPTAIPVRSGVSYFEIEPHHELYQQMLSSETICIYVPSGFQDISIELIAVMNS, encoded by the coding sequence ATGTTTAAAGCAGAAAAAATTCTTTGGGGCGAAGGCCTATTTTTACGTCCTCAACACTTTCAATTACAAGACCGTTATCACGAACAGCATCTAAATCATACCATTCGCGCGACCATCCCTTTTGCCTACGGTATTCAAAAGATTACCTTCGATGAAAGCCAATTGAACTTAAACGTTTTGGCTTTAGAAGCAATTGAAATGATCTGGCAAGACGGTGAAATTTATGCCGCTCCCTCACGTGACCTTTTACCCGAACCCATTTTATTGGACCATTTAAACTTGCAAGGTGAAATGCAAATTTATTTGGCGATTCCTATCGTACAAGCCAATAAAAAAAATGTGTCATATGAAAAAAGTTCACAGCCGAGTCGTTATCATTGTTATTTGACTGAAACCCATGACCTGTTTACCGATGCATCTCCTGCTGAAATTTCCCTATTGCAACGTCGTGCAGAATTTAAGCTATTAGAACCACATATCATGCCAACCCATGAAATGGACGGTTTCTTGTATCTACCCGTTGGCATGATTAAGCGCCAAAGTTCAGGACATTTTGAACTTGACCCGAAGTTTATTCCACCGTTATTGCATATTGAATCAAATGCAGCATTGTTAAATCAGTTGAAACGTCTGCTAAATATCATTCGTGCCAAGATTAAAACCGTTCAATCTAATAATCGTGAAAATGAACAAAAACTGATTGAATTTCGTTCTGGTGATATTGTGTCTTTTTGGTTGGTCAATGCACTTAATACAGCATATTCTTGCCTCAACCATATTTTTCAACACCCTCAGATTCATCCTGAACGCTTATTTTCTGAACTGTTACGATTGACTGGTTCTTTATTGACGTTCTCATCCGTCTATGAAGTAGACCAACTGCCCAAATACCAACATCACCAACTGCAACAGAGTTTCAGTGATTTAGAGCAAATTTTACGAGACTTACTCGATACGATTATTTCAAACCGCTACATCAGTATTAGCCTAAAAGAAACACGTCCATCGTACTGGGTCGGTAGTCTTGAAACAGATAAAATTACCCGAGATACCCGACTCTATGTTTCTGTCTCGAGTAGCATGATGCAAACGCATGAACTGATTCAAATTGTTCCTTTACGCTTTAAAGTGGGTAGTACCATTGACGTCGAACAACGTGTGGTTGCAGCACTTCCTGCGATTCCATTACATCACTTAATGCAGGTTCCAACTGCCATTCCTGTGCGTTCAGGGGTGAGTTATTTTGAAATTGAACCTCATCATGAACTTTACCAACAGATGTTGTCTTCTGAAACCATTTGTATTTATGTTCCATCTGGTTTCCAAGACATTAGTATTGAATTAATTGCTGTGATGAATAGCTAA